In Musa acuminata AAA Group cultivar baxijiao chromosome BXJ2-3, Cavendish_Baxijiao_AAA, whole genome shotgun sequence, the following proteins share a genomic window:
- the LOC135608045 gene encoding putative disease resistance RPP13-like protein 1 gives MSSWILPGLGSLGEAFIGSLIGKITDYVIESVSEVFGVGANPGDGTDLLKLKTTLTKTKNIIGGVENMWIKDEDTKKQLKELVMELKDTAYDTEDLLDEIQFWVLKKPIEQQGAQGDEASNQSSSAPGLSRWKKMRISVPKFTSRFVGREDYVNRVRENRKKLDEINTCIEVLINTLDAEGKQMITSVVPRTTTSFPIETLVFGRDEQLNHLLEQLMKSADGSGSSNSSISTVTIVGIGGVGKTTLAQQAYNHERVKDYFHPKVWLCVSDNFNVERLTKDIVESITEEKCDLSNLDTLQVVVKKKLTSKRFLLVLDDVWNEDGLKWERFCASLRYGEQGSKILVTTRSKKIAEMVGKPIPLGGLDEASYWEFFKKCAFGSEDAGEFPQLEAIAKKIAGRLKGLPLAARTVGGLLKAQMNEKHWRNIAGSEIWQLQHDENGVLPVLQLSYQCLPPHLKRCFVFCSLFPKDNRFDGEHLVQLWMAEGYVDQDNMKDNMTLEAVGSDYFHELVNRSFFQEAPWGSTYVMHDLIHDLAQFISKGEFCRIDDDESKEIPNTTRHLSATLTDGTKLMELSCYDKLRTLEINSKSFWFDFRVESPLFIQFEKLKNIRVLILQNCGLRELPEKIGGLIHLRYLDISYNRYIKWLPESLCDLYNLRVLDLSECDLQSLPHGMSKLINLMHLNEEDKIISEINDVGKLTSLQGLCSFKVLKD, from the coding sequence ATGTCGTCGTGGATACTACCAGGCTTGGGATCGCTCGGAGAGGCTTTCATCGGGAGCTTGATAGGTAAGATCACCGACTATGTGATCGAAAGTGTTTCGGAGGTGTTCGGAGTCGGAGCTAATCCCGGAGACGGAACTGACCTCCTCAAGCTGAAGACTACTCTTACCAAGACTAAGAACATCATCGGCGGAGTCGAGAACATGTGGATTAAAGATGAAGACACGAAAAAGCAATTGAAGGAATTGGTGATGGAACTGAAGGACACTGCTTATGACACTGAGGACTTGCTTGACGAGATCCAGTTCTGGGTTCTGAAGAAACCGATCGAGCAACAAGGAGCTCAGGGTGATGAGGCAAGTAACCAATCATCTTCTGCTCCCGGTCTCTCTCGTTGGAAAAAGATGAGAATTTCGGTTCCTAAATTTACCAGTCGCTTCGTCGGTAGAGAAGATTATGTAAATAGAGTGAGGGAAAATCGGAAAAAGTTAGATGAAATCAATACTTGCATCGAGGTTCTCATTAATACATTAGATGCTGAAGGGAAACAGATGATAACGTCAGTAGTGCCTCGAACCACCACTTCCTTTCCGATAGAAACTCTAGTATTCGGACGAGACGAACAGCTGAATCACCTTCTGGAACAGTTGATGAAATCTGCCGATGGATCCGGATCCAGCAACAGTAGCATCTCTACCGTAACTATTGTTGGGATCGGAGGGGTCGGAAAGACTACTCTTGCTCAGCAAGCCTACAACCACGAGAGGGTGAAGGACTATTTTCATCCTAAGGTCTGGCTCTGTGTATCGGATAACTTCAACGTGGAGAGGCTTACCAAAGACATCGTAGAATCCATAACCGAGGAAAAGTGTGATCTCAGCAACCTTGATACACTTCAAGTGGTTGTTAAGAAGAAGCTGACCTCAAAAAGGTTCCTGCTTGTCCTCGACGATGTGTGGAACGAGGACGGCCTGAAATGGGAAAGATTTTGTGCATCATTGAGGTACGGAGAACAAGGAAGCAAGATTTTGGTTACAACTCGCTCTAAAAAGATTGCAGAAATGGTTGGCAAACCGATCCCTCTAGGAGGTCTGGATGAAGCCAGCTATTGGGAATTTTTCAAAAAATGTGCATTTGGTTCCGAAGACGCCGGTGAATTTCCACAGCTAGAAGCCATAGCAAAGAAGATCGCTGGCAGGTTGAAGGGGTTGCCACTTGCGGCAAGGACGGTAGGCGGGTTGTTGAAAGCGCAGATGAATGAGAAGCACTGGAGAAACATCGCAGGGAGTGAAATATGGCAACTACAGCATGACGAAAATGGTGTCCTGCCAGTCCTACAATTGAGCTATCAATGTCTTCCCCCACACCTTAAGCGGTGCTTTGTTTTTTGTTCCCTTTTCCCCAAAGATAATCGGTTTGATGGAGAGCACTTGGTCCAactttggatggcagaaggctacgTTGATCAAGACAATATGAAAGACAATATGACGTTGGAGGCTGTAGGAAGTGACTACTTCCATGAGTTAGTGAACAGGTCTTTCTTTCAGGAAGCTCCTTGGGGATCGACATATGTGATGCATGATTTGATACACGATCTTGCTCAGTTTATTTCAAAGGGAGAGTTTTGCAGGATCGATGATGATGAGTCGAAAGAGATCCCTAATACGACTCGTCATCTATCAGCAACATTAACCGATGGAACTAAGTTAATGGAGCTCTCCTGTTATGATAAATTGCGGACCCTCGAGATCAATTCCAAAAGTTTTTGGTTTGACTTTCGAGTCGAGAGCCCTTTGTTCATTcagtttgaaaaattaaaaaacattCGAGTGTTGATATTGCAGAACTGTGGCTTGCGGGAGTTGCCTGAGAAAATTGGTGGCTTGATACACCTCCGCTACCTTGACATATCCTACAACCGTTACATTAAGTGGCTGCCGGAGTCATTATGTGATCTTTATAATTTGCGAGTACTGGATCTGTCTGAATGCGACCTGCAGAGTTTACCGCACGGCATGAGCAAGTTGATCAACTTGATGCATCTTAATGAAGAAGACAAAATAATTTCCGAGATAAATGATGTTGGGAAGCTGACTTCTCTTCAAGGACTGTGTTCATTTAAAGTACTCAAGGATTAG